In Camarhynchus parvulus chromosome Z, STF_HiC, whole genome shotgun sequence, a genomic segment contains:
- the AP3S1 gene encoding AP-3 complex subunit sigma-1 isoform X2 → MIKAILIFNNHGKPRLSKFYQRYSEDTQQQIIRETFHLVSKRDENVCNFLEGGLLIGGSDNKLIYRHYATLYFVFCVDSSESELGILDLIQVFVETLDKCFENVCELDLIFHVDKVHNILAEMVMGGMVLETNMNEIVTQIDAQNKLEKSETFIFQSPRQDR, encoded by the exons ATGATCAAAGCCATCCTCATCTTCAACAACCACGGCAAGCCGCGGCTCTCCAAGTTCTACCAGCGCTAT agtGAAGATACACAGCAGCAAATTATCAGAGAAACTTTCCATTTAGTATCAAAACGTGATGAAAATGTCTGTAATTTCCTAGAAGGAGGACT ATTAATAGGTGGATCCGATAACAAACTAATTTACCGACACTATGCCACCTTGTATTTTGTCTTCTGTGTGGATTCCTCTGAAAGTGAGCTTGGTATTTTAGACCTCATACAA GTATTTGTGGAAACACTAGacaaatgttttgaaaatgtctgTGAGCTGGATTTAATCTTCCATGTAGACAAG GTCCATAATATATTGGCTGAAATGGTTATGGGTGGAATGGTTTTGGAGACCAATATGAATGAAATTGTCACTCAGATTGATGCTCAAAATAAACTGGAGAAATCTGAG ACCTTTATCTTTCAGTCTCCCAGACAGGACAGGTAG
- the CDO1 gene encoding cysteine dioxygenase type 1, which yields MMEQPVQTETWKARSLEELIRILHQIFAEDKVSVDEVQALMESYESNPEEWLQYAKFDQYRYTRNLVDNGNGKFNLMILCWGEGHGSSIHDHTDSHCFMKILQGNLKETLFEWPEKKGNGEMTKKSERVLRENQCAYINDSIGLHRVENISHTEPAVSLHLYSPPFDTCNTFDQRTGHKHKVTMTFYSQFGERTVCATGVPQENN from the exons ATGATGGAGCAGCCGGTGCAGACGGAGACCTGGAAGGCGCggagcctggaggagctgatCCGTATCCTCCATCAGATATTCGCCGAGGATAAAGTCAGCGTGGACGAGGTCCAGGCGCTGATGGAGTCGTACGAGAGCAACCCCGAGGAGTGGCTGCAGTACGCCAAGTTCGACCAGTACAG GTACACAAGAAATCTTGTGGACAATGGAAATGGAAAGTTCAACTTGATGATCTTGTGCTGGGGTGAAGGTCATGGCAG CAGTATCCATGATCACACTGACTCACACTGCTTTATGAAGATCCTCCAGGGAAATCTAAAGGAAACTCTCTTTGAATGGcctgagaaaaaaggaaatggtgaAATGACTAAGAAATCAGAACGAGTTTTGAGGGAAAATCAATGTGCCTACATTAATG ACTCCATTGGCCTGCACCGTGTGGAGAACATAAGCCACACAGAGCCTGCTGTCAGCCTGCATTTGTACAGCCCACCCTTTGACACCTGCAACACCTTTGATCAGAGGACTGGGCACAAGCACAAAGTCACGATGACCTTCTACAGCCAGTTTGGAGAAAGGACTGTCTGC GCTACAGGAGTGCCGCAGGAGAACAACTGA
- the ATG12 gene encoding ubiquitin-like protein ATG12, with translation MAEPEEQPLPAAAQSGGRSDGGEEAPEGGTAAGPAEPGPPPAGSPGTEEPAGDAKRKVDVLLKAVGDTPIMRTKKWAVERTRTIQGLVDFIKKFLKLMASEQLFIYVNQSFAPSPDQEVGTLYECFGSDGKLVLHYCKTQAWG, from the exons ATGGCGGAGCCCGAGGAGCAGCCGCTGCCTGCCGCGGCGCAGAGCGGCGGCCGGAGCGACGGCGGGGAGGAGGCCCCGGAGGGCGGGACCGCGGCGGGCCCCGCCGAACCGGGCCCACCCCCGGCCGGGTCGCCAGGCACCGAAGAGCCCGCGGGCGACGCGAAAAGAAA AGTTGACGTGCTGCTGAAGGCCGTGGGCGACACCCCCATCATGAGGACCAAGAAGTGGGCGGTGGAGCGGACCCGGACCATCCAGGGCCTCGTGGACTTCATCAAGAAGTTCCTCAAGCTGATGGCCTCCGAACAACTG TTCATATACGTAAACCAGTCTTTTGCTCCATCTCCAGACCAAGAAGTGGGGACCCTCTATGAG tgTTTTGGAAGTGATGGCAAGCTTGTACTGCATTATTGCAAAACTCAGGCATGGGGATGA